One genomic region from Pseudomonas hormoni encodes:
- a CDS encoding carbonic anhydrase has translation MSDKDKQPLAASASAQPEAETADAALQHIVDGFLHFHHEVFPQQEELFKKLATAQSPRAMFIACADSRIVPELITQSAPGDLFVTRNVGNVVPPYGQMNGGVSTAIEYAVLALGVQHIIICGHSDCGAMRAVLNPQSLEKMPTVKAWLRHAEVAKTMVQENCHCADENESMHVLTEENVIAQLQHLRTHPSVASRMANGQLFIHGWIYNIETSEIRAYDADQGCFLPLDGSHPIPVATPKARF, from the coding sequence ATGAGTGACAAGGATAAACAGCCGTTGGCTGCGTCGGCTTCAGCCCAACCGGAGGCAGAAACCGCCGATGCAGCACTGCAGCATATCGTTGACGGCTTTTTGCATTTTCATCACGAAGTTTTTCCACAGCAGGAAGAACTGTTCAAAAAACTCGCCACGGCCCAGAGCCCCAGAGCGATGTTCATTGCATGCGCCGATTCGCGCATCGTTCCTGAACTGATCACTCAAAGCGCCCCCGGCGACCTGTTCGTAACCCGCAACGTCGGTAACGTTGTGCCGCCTTATGGGCAAATGAACGGCGGCGTTTCCACCGCCATCGAATACGCCGTGCTCGCGCTCGGCGTGCAGCACATCATCATCTGCGGACACTCCGACTGCGGCGCCATGCGCGCGGTGCTCAACCCGCAGAGCCTGGAGAAAATGCCAACGGTCAAAGCCTGGTTGCGTCATGCCGAGGTAGCGAAAACCATGGTCCAGGAAAACTGCCATTGCGCTGACGAAAACGAAAGCATGCACGTCCTCACCGAGGAGAATGTGATTGCTCAGCTGCAACATTTGCGCACGCACCCGTCGGTAGCCTCGCGCATGGCCAATGGTCAGCTGTTTATCCATGGTTGGATCTACAACATCGAAACCAGCGAAATCAGAGCTTACGACGCGGATCAGGGTTGTTTCCTGCCCCTCGATGGCAGCCATCCGATTCCGGTGGCGACGCCCAAAGCGCGCTTCTAA